GTGTTTGTCTCTCTTCGTCGCGCACCCGGCGAGGGCGAGAGGCGATTGAGTGCAATGCGTGGCTCCACAGCCTCCGGTAATACGTTGTATGCTTCGCGTGTTACATTGTTCCTCCACGGTTCACGCAATAAGCTCCATTAGGCTAACCCTTTTCGTACAATCTGTTTTCGACGTAACGCTCTAACAGTTTGCAGAGCGCGTCCCTGCAGAACGCTCTCTCGGTTAGGCCCAGGTGTTTGGATAGTACGCCCTCGGGGGCAAGAGCATCTATAATCTTCTCCTCTAGTTCTTCATCGACCTTGCCGTGTAGAAGTTCGTGCATAACCTCGTGGTAGACAAGGTCTACGAGTTGTCTCGGCTCTACGGTCGGGTGTACAAGGGCTGCAATGTATAGGGTTTGGTTGTCGGTGCATACCACGCTAGCGTCGAGGCGCGGGGTTAGAGAAGGTGCAAGTATAACCGCTAACCTCTTTAAGCGAGGTTTCTCGCTAAACGCGCCCTGACAGAAGCGTATGAATCTACCCCAAGTGTCTGCAAGAATCCTCCTACACGCGTCTTGCAAGCCTTCAACATCGGCTATACTGTCGAAGCTCGCAGCCTCAACGCTATGGAATACACGAGCATGCATCGAGGTGCCAGTATCACACTCTCGGCCCGCTAGGCACTTTGCGAGACTGCACCAAGCTCCTCTACGCTCGGCTTCAAACGCGAACCTTGAAATAGCGATCGGGTTTTCCACGAGAGTCAACAAGCGTGGATCAACATGCTCGAGATGCGTGCAGAGGTAGGAGACGACATAGAGGGTTGCTAGAGGACCGGTAATAAACTGGAGCTCCGGATACACATTGTCACCAGCAAGCTAGCCTCCTAATACTTGTTATAAAGTAGACCCTAGTGCACTATGCGGGCACTCCCCAGAGAAACTTAAATTGTAGAAGTTTTAGACTGTGAGGAAACGTTGCCCAGCACATCTAATACATGAGTAACTTTCGGTTCTGAGCTTTGAAGTGAAGATAAAGAACGCTAATTATAGTATCTTATGCAACTTTTAAGAAATCGGAAAAACTGTAGGAAATGTGCACAAGTATTCACTGCTTACGCCTCCAACAGTTGTTAAAACCACGGCGACAACAAGAAGCTGGAAACACGTGCATCCTCTTGACGTGCCTCTTGAGGCTGGATAGTTGCTTGTAGCTGCGCCCGCAGAACGGACACACGTACAACCCAACCACCCCGCTATCGCCGCGAGCCTCTTGAGCCCCTCTCTACGCAACATCGCTGCACTGCCACTATGCTCTAGCAACTCAGGCGCGGCGAGAGTCCTTACGAGAACATCCAGCTCCTCTCGCCATGGCGGCTGCTAGGGCCAAGACGATCATGTTCCGAGGGTGACAATCACAGCGTCCCTCACTAGAGGCCCTATCCGTTCCAGTCTCTTCTCAAGCCTCGAGGCTGCCATGAGAAAAGTCAGTGATGCCGAGAGTGAGCAATCCGCGATGAGTGTAACGACTAACCCGGCCCCCACTAGTGTGCAGTGTCCGGCGGAAACCTCTCCGGGAGCATCAAGGGCTGAATAAGTCATGCAAGTCAAACCGAACTATAATAAGTACGAACACTCATCAACATGCCGACACCGTCAACATAGATTGAGAAGAATGTATGGCGCCGGGGGCGGGATTTGAACCCGCGCGGGGTTGCCCCCACCGGCTTAGCAGGTCGGTTGAGCCTCTTCATGGGTTGAGGGTTCTCGTGACCGGTCTGGAGAGTGGTCTCGGGAACCCTCTTTGAGGGTTCATTGAGGGTTCTTGCATGGTGGCATTCAAGAGGGTTTATGGTGTAGGAGTGCGCCTCGTTAGGCACCGGGTGTCGATTATTGCTTAACGCGCGTGTGGTGTTAACGCGTTATGCGAGGGTTCAGGTCAAGGTAAAGCCTGGCGGCAAGGAGCAGTACGTTGTAACCCTGCCCGTTGATATTGTCAAGTTGCTTGGCCTGAGGCGTGGCGACTGCCTCTCCTTCAACGTCATAGACGTTGGTGGTAGGCTCGTGCTGGTTGTCGACCGGAGCCCTGTCGACGCCTGTAGAGGCCCTCCTAGAGGCTAGGATCTTCTCTATCGCCTCCTCTATCGTCGAGCCGTTCAGCAACGCCTCTATCCCAGGCTTCATCTCGAGGGTCTTTCTCACCGAGTGCGCCACGTACATCATGTAGTGCTTTACTGACACAGGCCTGTGACGTCCGTGAAGAAAGCTGCATAGCAGCTCCTCCTCGCCACTTGCCGTCGCCAAGCAGAGTTCATAGTGGATCTTGCGCAGGCAGGTTGCCGGTGTCCCTTTGATTTCTCTTCTCGATTCGTAACTATACTCCTTGACAACACGCAACAACCTCTCCTCGAGATCAACCGGGAGTATGATGACGTTGACGCGCTTCCTGCCTATCGTTGCCTTCAGGTCGTAGACGGCTAGGCCCGCGGCGATCCGCCTCTTCGACGTGAACCTCGGGAGGAGCCACAGGTGTTTCAAGCGGCTTCCGCTCCACAGGACAGCTTGTTGTAACGTCTGCGCCCACTCCTTCTCGTCGAGCTCCACTCTACCCCAGTCCTCACAGCGCTCCCAGCCCTCGCCCCTCCTCCCCTCGATCACCCTCCCGCAGGCGAGCCTCTTGAGCGCCAGGAGCCTACGGGCCCGCGCCTCCTCCTCGAGGCTAATCCTCCCTTCGCTGGCCGCCCACGAGAGCCACTTTGACGCGAGCTTCAGGACCCACTTGTTGCACGGGAGCCTCTCGAACCCGAGAGACTCTATGATG
The Pyrolobus fumarii 1A DNA segment above includes these coding regions:
- a CDS encoding C2H2-type zinc finger protein, producing MCPFCGRSYKQLSSLKRHVKRMHVFPASCCRRGFNNCWRRKQ
- a CDS encoding integrase, producing the protein MRFEEYIRKTAPLSYRDYMRYWEGYHSIIESLGFERLPCNKWVLKLASKWLSWAASEGRISLEEEARARRLLALKRLACGRVIEGRRGEGWERCEDWGRVELDEKEWAQTLQQAVLWSGSRLKHLWLLPRFTSKRRIAAGLAVYDLKATIGRKRVNVIILPVDLEERLLRVVKEYSYESRREIKGTPATCLRKIHYELCLATASGEEELLCSFLHGRHRPVSVKHYMMYVAHSVRKTLEMKPGIEALLNGSTIEEAIEKILASRRASTGVDRAPVDNQHEPTTNVYDVEGEAVATPQAKQLDNINGQGYNVLLLAARLYLDLNPRITR